The proteins below are encoded in one region of Alistipes communis:
- a CDS encoding electron transfer flavoprotein subunit beta/FixA family protein, with the protein MKKALKIVVLAKQVPDTRNVGKDAMTPEGTVNRAALPAIFNPEDLNALEMALALKDETEGSTVHILTMGPPRAADIIRDAMFRGADGGYLLTDRKFAGADTLATSYALSCALRKICPDVIVAGRQAIDGDTAQVGPQVAEKLGWPQVTYAEELLEIKADSLVVKRRLEHGTEIVECPLPLVMTVNGSAPECRPQNAKRVMKYKFAQTKSEIAAAPDCMASAMASAKAYLQIVELAAADVDPDETQLGLVGSPTKVKKIENVVFQAKESKRLTAADADIESLMVELIASHTLG; encoded by the coding sequence ATGAAAAAAGCGTTGAAAATCGTTGTATTGGCAAAGCAGGTGCCCGATACCCGCAACGTGGGTAAGGATGCGATGACGCCCGAAGGGACGGTCAACCGCGCCGCTCTGCCGGCAATCTTCAATCCCGAGGATTTGAACGCCCTCGAAATGGCGCTCGCTTTGAAGGACGAGACGGAGGGTTCGACCGTGCATATCCTGACCATGGGTCCCCCGCGTGCAGCCGACATCATCCGCGACGCCATGTTCCGCGGCGCCGACGGCGGTTATCTGCTGACCGACCGCAAGTTCGCGGGTGCCGATACGCTGGCGACCTCCTATGCGCTGTCGTGCGCGCTGCGCAAAATTTGTCCCGACGTGATCGTCGCAGGTCGTCAGGCGATCGACGGCGATACGGCGCAGGTGGGGCCGCAGGTGGCCGAGAAGCTGGGCTGGCCGCAGGTGACCTATGCCGAGGAGCTGCTCGAAATCAAGGCGGACTCGCTGGTTGTCAAGCGCCGTCTGGAACACGGTACGGAGATCGTCGAATGCCCGCTGCCGCTGGTGATGACCGTCAACGGCTCAGCGCCCGAATGCCGTCCGCAGAATGCCAAGCGCGTGATGAAGTACAAGTTCGCGCAGACCAAGTCCGAGATTGCGGCCGCTCCCGACTGCATGGCTTCGGCGATGGCCTCGGCGAAAGCGTATTTGCAGATCGTCGAGCTGGCGGCGGCCGATGTCGATCCCGACGAGACGCAGCTGGGGCTTGTCGGCTCGCCGACGAAGGTCAAGAAGATCGAGAACGTCGTTTTCCAGGCCAAGGAGTCCAAGCGGCTCACGGCGGCCGATGCCGATATCGAATCACTGATGGTTGAACTCATTGCGAGCCACACGCTCGGTTAA
- a CDS encoding OmpA family protein: MRRISLLCVTCAAAMMVAGGCASMSGTLKGGLIGGGGGTAVGAGIGALAGGGKGAAIGAGVGLALGATAGALIGRKMEKQKAELAAIEGAEVETVTDTNGLDAIKVTFDTGILFPTNGTALNASAKAALDKFAISLLQNPDTDVTVFGHTDSTGTLAVNERISLERAQAVRNYLETKGIASNRFLKVEGKAYTEPVASNDTAEGRAANRRVEVYISAGQAMIRQAQEGTLQ, from the coding sequence ATGAGACGAATCTCTTTGCTGTGCGTGACGTGCGCTGCGGCGATGATGGTGGCCGGCGGCTGCGCGTCGATGTCGGGGACGCTCAAAGGCGGCCTCATCGGCGGCGGAGGCGGCACGGCCGTCGGCGCCGGTATCGGTGCGTTGGCCGGCGGCGGCAAGGGCGCTGCGATCGGTGCCGGCGTAGGGCTGGCGCTCGGCGCGACGGCCGGTGCGCTGATCGGCCGCAAGATGGAGAAGCAGAAGGCCGAATTGGCGGCTATCGAGGGGGCCGAAGTCGAAACGGTGACCGATACCAACGGGCTGGACGCCATCAAGGTAACCTTCGACACGGGCATTCTCTTCCCGACCAACGGGACGGCGCTCAACGCTTCGGCGAAGGCTGCGCTCGACAAGTTCGCCATCAGCCTGTTGCAGAATCCCGATACGGACGTGACCGTTTTCGGCCATACCGACAGCACGGGGACGCTCGCGGTCAACGAGCGTATTTCGCTCGAACGTGCGCAGGCCGTTCGCAACTATTTGGAGACGAAAGGAATCGCCTCGAACCGCTTCCTCAAAGTCGAGGGCAAGGCCTATACCGAGCCGGTCGCCTCGAACGATACGGCCGAGGGCCGGGCGGCCAACCGCCGCGTCGAGGTTTATATCTCGGCCGGTCAGGCGATGATCCGGCAGGCGCAGGAGGGGACGCTCCAATAG
- a CDS encoding adenylosuccinate synthase produces MKKVDVILGLQWGDEGKGKVVDVLTPHYQVVARFQGGPNAGHTLEFNGEKYVLRSIPSGIFQGDKVNVIGNGVVLDPILFKEEAEALARSGHDLTERLYISKKAHLILPTHRVLDAAFEAAKGSSKIGTTGKGIGPTYTDKISRNGVRVGDIFLDFKKIYEVAKARHENILESLGYNYDIDELERQWFEGIEYLKKFRIIDSEHEINRFLAEDKAILAEGAQGTLLDVDFGSYPFVTSSNTICAGACTGLGIGPNRIGEVYGIFKAYCTRVGSGPFPTELFDETGEALCRLGHEFGAVTGRKRRCGWLDMVALKYAIMVDGVTKLIMMKADVMNDFDTIKVAEAYEIDGRRVTEFPYDIQDDVKPVYREFKGWKTDLKQVRRYEDFPAEFKTYVEYIERETGVPVAIISVGPDRDETIVRQ; encoded by the coding sequence ATGAAAAAAGTCGATGTCATTCTCGGTTTGCAGTGGGGCGACGAAGGAAAAGGCAAAGTGGTCGATGTGTTGACCCCCCATTATCAGGTCGTGGCCCGCTTTCAGGGTGGCCCCAATGCCGGGCATACATTGGAGTTCAACGGGGAGAAGTACGTGTTGCGTTCGATCCCTTCGGGTATATTTCAGGGCGATAAGGTCAACGTGATTGGCAACGGCGTGGTGCTCGACCCGATCCTCTTCAAGGAGGAGGCCGAGGCACTGGCCCGCAGCGGCCACGACCTGACGGAGCGGCTCTACATCTCGAAAAAGGCGCACCTGATCCTGCCCACGCACCGCGTGCTGGACGCTGCGTTCGAAGCGGCGAAGGGCAGTTCGAAAATCGGCACCACGGGCAAGGGCATCGGCCCGACCTATACGGACAAGATCAGCCGCAACGGCGTGCGTGTGGGCGACATCTTCCTCGACTTCAAGAAGATTTACGAAGTGGCCAAGGCGCGTCACGAGAACATTCTCGAATCGCTGGGTTACAACTACGATATCGACGAACTGGAACGACAGTGGTTCGAGGGGATCGAATACCTCAAAAAGTTCCGCATCATCGACAGCGAGCACGAAATCAACCGCTTCCTCGCCGAAGACAAGGCCATTCTGGCCGAAGGCGCACAGGGTACGCTGCTCGACGTCGATTTCGGTTCGTACCCGTTCGTGACCTCTTCGAATACGATCTGTGCGGGCGCCTGCACGGGCCTCGGCATCGGCCCCAACCGTATCGGCGAGGTCTACGGCATCTTCAAGGCCTATTGTACGCGCGTGGGCAGCGGGCCTTTCCCGACGGAGTTGTTCGACGAGACGGGCGAGGCACTGTGCCGGCTCGGTCATGAGTTCGGTGCGGTGACGGGGCGCAAGCGTCGTTGCGGCTGGCTCGATATGGTGGCGCTCAAATATGCCATCATGGTCGACGGCGTGACGAAACTCATCATGATGAAGGCCGACGTGATGAACGATTTCGATACGATCAAGGTGGCCGAGGCCTACGAGATCGACGGCCGTCGCGTGACGGAGTTCCCCTACGACATTCAGGACGACGTGAAACCCGTCTACCGTGAGTTCAAGGGGTGGAAAACCGATTTGAAGCAGGTGCGCCGTTACGAGGATTTTCCTGCCGAGTTCAAGACCTATGTGGAATATATCGAACGCGAGACGGGCGTGCCCGTGGCGATCATTTCGGTCGGGCCAGACCGCGACGAGACGATCGTTCGGCAGTAG
- the ligA gene encoding NAD-dependent DNA ligase LigA, which translates to MGILERIRELRTQLNDHNRKYYVENAPEISDFEFDRLLRELQELEAAHPEYADPNSPTVRVGSDITSEFRSVRHRFPMLSLGNTYSLDELHEFIERVEKEVGETEFVCELKFDGTAISLTYDHGRLSQAVTRGDGTAGDDVTANVRTIRSVPLVLSGEGYPDLFEIRGEILMPYASFDRLNAEREAAGEPLFANPRNAAAGTLKQLSSAVVARRGLDCTLYQLAGDDLPYDSHWENLQKAREWGFKISNEMRICRSIAQVDEFIAHWDEARSRLPFPTDGVVVKVNRYADRRALGSTAKAPRWAVAYKFKAEQALTELLSVDFQVGRTGAVTPVANLAPVQLAGTTVKRATLHNAEQIAQLDIRLGDRVYVEKGGEIIPKITGVDFAQRKADSRPFEYITVCPVCGTPLVRYEGEAKYYCPNQNHCEPQILGRIIHFIRRKAMDIDGLGEETVELLYRNGLVHDAADLYDLRAGQITSLPRMGEKSAENIMESIRRSKLVPFPRVLFALGIRFVGETTAKYLASHFGSMDAVMRATREELVEAEEVGPKVADGILDYFADEGNRTLIERLRRAGLKFEAEAPRLRSDALTGKSFVISGKFSTHSRDELKELIELHGGRNLAAVSANVDYIVAGENMGPAKLKKAEKLGIPILTEKEFLALIADDEPAAATFAAEEPETPAQPTQGALF; encoded by the coding sequence ATGGGTATACTCGAACGCATACGCGAACTGCGCACGCAGCTCAACGATCATAACCGAAAATACTACGTCGAAAACGCACCGGAAATCTCGGATTTCGAATTCGACCGCCTGCTGCGCGAGTTGCAGGAACTCGAAGCGGCGCACCCCGAATACGCCGATCCCAACTCCCCCACCGTGCGCGTGGGCAGCGACATCACCTCGGAGTTCCGCAGCGTGCGGCACCGCTTCCCGATGCTGTCGCTGGGCAATACCTATTCGCTCGACGAGTTGCACGAATTCATCGAACGGGTCGAAAAGGAGGTGGGCGAAACGGAATTCGTCTGCGAACTGAAATTCGACGGTACGGCCATTTCGCTCACCTACGACCACGGCCGCCTGTCGCAGGCCGTGACACGCGGCGACGGCACCGCGGGCGACGACGTGACGGCCAACGTCCGCACGATCCGCAGCGTGCCGCTGGTGTTGTCGGGCGAGGGCTATCCCGATCTGTTCGAAATACGGGGAGAGATCCTGATGCCCTATGCGTCGTTCGACCGTCTCAACGCCGAGCGCGAAGCCGCCGGCGAGCCGCTCTTCGCCAATCCGCGCAACGCCGCCGCAGGGACGCTCAAACAGCTGTCGTCGGCCGTCGTGGCCCGCCGCGGCCTGGACTGCACGCTCTACCAGCTGGCGGGCGACGACCTGCCCTACGACTCGCATTGGGAAAACCTGCAAAAGGCACGCGAATGGGGATTCAAAATCTCGAACGAAATGCGCATCTGCCGGAGCATCGCGCAGGTCGACGAATTCATCGCCCATTGGGACGAAGCGCGCAGCCGGCTCCCCTTCCCCACGGACGGCGTAGTGGTGAAGGTCAACCGGTATGCCGACCGGCGGGCGCTGGGATCGACCGCCAAGGCCCCCCGCTGGGCCGTAGCCTACAAGTTCAAGGCCGAGCAGGCGCTCACCGAACTGCTGAGCGTCGACTTCCAGGTCGGGCGCACGGGCGCCGTCACTCCCGTGGCGAACCTCGCCCCCGTCCAACTGGCCGGAACGACCGTCAAACGCGCCACGCTGCACAACGCCGAACAGATCGCGCAACTCGACATCCGTCTCGGCGACAGGGTCTACGTCGAGAAGGGCGGCGAGATCATCCCCAAGATCACGGGCGTCGATTTCGCACAGCGCAAGGCCGACAGCCGTCCCTTCGAATACATCACCGTCTGTCCGGTCTGCGGCACGCCGCTGGTGCGTTACGAGGGCGAAGCGAAGTACTATTGCCCCAATCAGAACCACTGCGAGCCGCAGATTCTCGGACGCATCATCCACTTCATCCGCCGCAAGGCGATGGACATCGACGGATTGGGCGAGGAGACCGTCGAGCTGCTCTACCGCAACGGTCTGGTGCACGACGCCGCCGACCTCTACGACCTGCGGGCCGGACAGATCACCTCTCTGCCCCGCATGGGCGAGAAATCGGCCGAGAACATCATGGAGAGCATCCGCCGTTCGAAGCTGGTGCCCTTTCCGCGCGTGCTCTTCGCACTGGGCATCCGTTTCGTAGGCGAAACGACAGCCAAATACCTCGCCTCGCATTTCGGGTCGATGGACGCCGTGATGCGTGCCACGCGCGAAGAGTTGGTCGAAGCCGAGGAGGTGGGGCCGAAAGTCGCCGACGGCATTCTCGACTACTTCGCCGACGAGGGCAACCGGACGCTGATCGAACGGCTGCGCCGCGCCGGGCTGAAATTCGAGGCCGAGGCGCCTCGTCTCCGCTCCGACGCGCTGACAGGCAAGAGTTTCGTCATTTCGGGCAAGTTCTCGACGCACAGCCGCGACGAATTGAAGGAGTTGATCGAACTGCACGGCGGGCGCAACCTGGCCGCCGTGTCGGCCAATGTCGACTACATCGTGGCCGGTGAGAATATGGGCCCCGCCAAACTGAAAAAGGCCGAGAAACTGGGCATCCCGATCCTCACGGAGAAGGAGTTCCTCGCGCTGATCGCCGACGACGAACCCGCAGCGGCGACCTTCGCGGCGGAGGAACCTGAAACGCCCGCGCAGCCGACGCAGGGCGCATTGTTTTAA
- the dapA gene encoding 4-hydroxy-tetrahydrodipicolinate synthase: MKPNLFRGAGAAMITPFTADGRVDYEALGRMIDYVIEGGADYIVALGTTAETPTLYIQERAVVAMFIANQIRHRVPLVIGVGGNSTSEVLDQLREFDLRGADAILSVTPYYNKPSQEGLYQHFKVVSEHSPLPIILYNIAGRTGVNMTAETTLRIAADFPNVIGIKEASGNIGQIQEIIDRRREGFLVLSGDDGIAVDVMRRGGDGVISVAVNAFPRRFMACIDLAKRGDFDAAETAFAPMHEVVEALFAEGNPTGVKCALSILGLIGNRLRLPLVAGTPALEARLRELIRTYDLR, encoded by the coding sequence ATGAAGCCAAACCTTTTCCGCGGCGCAGGAGCCGCCATGATCACCCCCTTCACCGCCGACGGCCGCGTCGATTACGAAGCGCTCGGACGCATGATCGATTACGTCATCGAAGGCGGGGCCGACTATATCGTCGCACTCGGCACGACGGCCGAGACGCCGACGCTCTACATTCAGGAGCGCGCCGTCGTGGCCATGTTCATCGCCAATCAGATCCGCCACCGCGTGCCGCTGGTGATCGGCGTGGGCGGCAACTCGACCTCCGAGGTGCTCGACCAGCTGCGCGAGTTCGACCTGCGCGGCGCCGACGCCATCCTGAGCGTGACGCCCTACTACAACAAACCGTCGCAGGAGGGACTTTACCAACACTTCAAGGTCGTGTCGGAACACTCGCCGCTGCCGATCATCCTCTACAACATCGCAGGCCGCACGGGCGTCAACATGACCGCCGAGACGACGCTGCGCATCGCCGCCGATTTTCCCAACGTCATCGGTATCAAGGAGGCGTCGGGCAACATCGGCCAGATTCAGGAGATCATCGACCGCCGGCGCGAAGGGTTCCTCGTCCTGTCGGGCGACGACGGGATCGCCGTCGACGTGATGCGGCGCGGCGGCGACGGCGTGATCTCGGTGGCGGTCAACGCCTTCCCCCGACGCTTCATGGCGTGCATCGACCTGGCCAAGAGGGGCGATTTCGATGCGGCCGAAACGGCCTTCGCCCCGATGCACGAAGTCGTCGAAGCCCTCTTCGCCGAGGGAAACCCCACCGGCGTGAAATGCGCGCTGAGCATCCTGGGGCTGATCGGCAACCGCCTGCGCCTGCCGCTGGTCGCGGGTACTCCGGCGCTCGAAGCGCGCCTGCGGGAGTTGATCCGTACATACGATTTGCGCTGA
- a CDS encoding DUF4919 domain-containing protein, translating to MKRLLILWLLLPLLSAAKVPVESDIKARIEDPASEQYYPNLRLRYEQADSTLTADDYHYLYYGYAYQPQYRPLETNPALDRFYETLARLNVDAPADTDLLAVIEAGTEALEADPFSPQVLNFLSFAHAQRGDTAQAAAYRDKMNLVLATIESSGDGLTEETPWHILMYAHAFDLLAAKNIPVRESSIISRTVEYIPRVKKDEKGVKGYYFDYGRIYWKKPEQGYKRERSWQFNNLKPWKSDKK from the coding sequence ATGAAACGACTTCTCATCCTGTGGCTGCTGCTGCCGTTGCTGTCGGCTGCGAAGGTTCCCGTGGAGAGCGACATCAAGGCCCGCATCGAAGATCCGGCCTCGGAACAGTACTATCCGAACCTCCGGCTGCGCTACGAGCAGGCCGACTCGACCCTCACGGCCGACGACTACCACTACCTCTACTACGGCTACGCCTACCAGCCGCAGTACCGCCCGTTGGAGACGAACCCCGCACTCGACCGTTTCTACGAAACGCTCGCACGGCTGAACGTCGACGCACCCGCCGACACCGACCTGCTGGCCGTCATCGAGGCCGGTACGGAGGCGTTGGAAGCCGATCCGTTCTCGCCGCAGGTGCTCAACTTTCTCTCGTTCGCCCACGCACAGCGGGGCGACACGGCACAGGCGGCCGCCTACCGCGACAAGATGAACCTCGTACTGGCGACAATCGAAAGTTCGGGCGACGGCCTGACGGAAGAGACCCCATGGCATATCCTGATGTACGCGCACGCCTTCGACCTGTTGGCCGCCAAGAACATTCCGGTGCGCGAGAGCTCGATCATCAGCCGCACGGTGGAGTACATCCCGCGCGTCAAGAAGGACGAAAAGGGAGTGAAAGGGTACTATTTCGACTACGGCCGCATCTATTGGAAAAAGCCCGAACAGGGGTATAAACGCGAACGCTCGTGGCAATTCAACAATCTCAAACCGTGGAAAAGCGACAAAAAATAA
- a CDS encoding clostripain-related cysteine peptidase, whose translation MEKRQKIRGLALGLLCAAFALSGCERSEEEPLALLTLDKERIVFDNPAEGETAQAVLRIEADRRWSVGFIGNGHDCRVSVLSGEAGVHELRIETSETNTGRDLHRLGQLTVALDDGSANRTVDLQQRPQAARQTLLMYFCGTDLYSYYKNNLSDVAKALSRNILPLGRIVAFTQPAAGEGYVVEYRYDEAANACERDTLIRYTPLPGRTTDPAVMERILGDMAAAAPAERFGLHLASHAKGWLPASIESSSWLRSNARRTDDLWRKIPGAAETRWFGHDRGRYMDISELAAAIDGSGVRFDYLLFDACFMSSVEALYDLRRAADYIVASPCEVMAHGFPYDTVIPSLFADDGARYDLAAACRNVYEYYNAVDSYKSGCATLTVCDELEGLATALHDINAGATKAVDATTLQSYDGMETHQFYDLEEYALALTADDARGQAFVQQMERCFPPEGRFHTAQFFSVYNNRMNDIRYYSGVTTYAPAETYRNEWQQTAWYAATKR comes from the coding sequence GTGGAAAAGCGACAAAAAATAAGGGGCCTCGCGCTGGGACTGCTCTGCGCCGCATTCGCATTGTCCGGCTGCGAGCGCTCCGAGGAAGAACCCCTCGCACTGCTCACGCTCGACAAGGAGCGGATCGTCTTCGATAATCCGGCCGAAGGCGAAACGGCACAGGCCGTGCTGCGCATCGAGGCCGACCGCCGTTGGAGCGTCGGTTTCATCGGGAACGGGCACGACTGCCGCGTGTCGGTCTTGTCGGGCGAAGCCGGCGTGCACGAACTGCGGATCGAAACCTCCGAGACCAACACGGGGCGCGACCTGCACAGACTGGGACAACTGACCGTCGCGCTCGACGACGGCTCGGCGAACCGGACCGTCGATCTGCAACAGCGTCCGCAGGCTGCACGTCAGACCTTGCTCATGTACTTCTGCGGCACCGATCTCTACTCCTATTATAAAAACAATCTGTCGGACGTCGCCAAGGCGCTCTCGCGGAATATCCTGCCGCTGGGCCGTATCGTGGCCTTCACGCAGCCCGCCGCCGGCGAAGGATACGTCGTGGAGTACCGTTACGACGAAGCGGCGAACGCCTGCGAACGCGACACGCTGATCCGCTATACGCCGCTGCCCGGGCGCACGACCGATCCTGCGGTCATGGAACGCATCCTCGGCGACATGGCGGCCGCCGCGCCCGCCGAACGTTTCGGGCTCCATCTGGCCTCCCACGCAAAGGGATGGTTGCCGGCATCGATCGAAAGTTCGTCATGGCTGCGCAGCAACGCCCGTCGCACCGACGATCTGTGGCGGAAGATACCCGGTGCGGCCGAAACCCGCTGGTTCGGCCATGACCGGGGGCGCTACATGGATATTTCGGAGCTTGCCGCCGCGATCGACGGCTCCGGCGTGCGGTTCGACTACCTGCTCTTCGACGCCTGTTTCATGTCGTCGGTCGAAGCACTCTACGATCTGCGCCGCGCGGCCGACTACATCGTCGCCTCGCCCTGCGAGGTCATGGCGCACGGATTCCCCTACGACACGGTGATTCCCTCGCTCTTCGCCGACGACGGCGCACGGTACGATCTGGCCGCGGCCTGCCGGAACGTCTACGAATACTACAACGCCGTCGACTCCTACAAATCGGGGTGCGCGACGCTCACGGTCTGCGATGAATTGGAGGGGCTGGCCACGGCCCTGCACGACATCAACGCCGGCGCCACGAAAGCCGTCGACGCGACGACGCTGCAAAGCTACGACGGAATGGAGACGCACCAGTTCTACGATCTGGAAGAGTACGCCCTGGCGCTGACAGCCGACGACGCTCGCGGTCAGGCGTTCGTGCAACAGATGGAACGCTGCTTCCCGCCCGAAGGACGGTTCCACACGGCGCAGTTCTTTTCGGTTTACAACAATCGCATGAACGACATCCGCTACTATTCGGGCGTAACGACCTATGCTCCGGCCGAGACCTACCGCAACGAGTGGCAACAGACCGCGTGGTATGCCGCGACGAAGAGATAA
- the tsaB gene encoding tRNA (adenosine(37)-N6)-threonylcarbamoyltransferase complex dimerization subunit type 1 TsaB — MALILCIETGTDICSVGIAENGELVSLRESDEGRDHARKVGVFVDEILKENRLDPDDLDAVAVGKGPGSYTGLRIGVSFAKGLCYGLRKPLVAVGSLDALCEVAREDYEAGILAVEDWERAVLCPMVDARRMEVYTQLFDAQGRPLTEVSAEVVDAGSFSTWRAKGPFVIFGSGAAKCADVLSDAVLVHVAPSARGLARLAQTAFDGGDFADLAYFEPFYLKDFVVTTSRKKLF; from the coding sequence ATGGCATTGATTTTATGTATCGAAACGGGCACGGACATCTGTTCGGTCGGGATCGCCGAAAACGGCGAACTGGTTTCGTTGCGCGAGAGCGACGAAGGCCGCGACCACGCCCGCAAGGTCGGCGTTTTCGTCGATGAAATTCTCAAAGAGAACCGGCTCGATCCCGACGATCTGGATGCCGTAGCCGTCGGCAAGGGGCCCGGTTCCTACACGGGGCTGCGCATCGGTGTGTCGTTCGCCAAGGGACTGTGCTACGGTTTGCGCAAGCCGCTCGTCGCCGTCGGTTCGCTCGATGCGCTCTGCGAGGTGGCGCGCGAGGATTACGAAGCGGGGATTCTCGCCGTCGAGGATTGGGAGCGCGCCGTGTTGTGTCCCATGGTCGACGCGCGGCGCATGGAGGTTTATACGCAGTTGTTCGACGCGCAGGGGCGGCCGCTCACGGAGGTGTCGGCCGAGGTGGTCGATGCGGGGAGTTTTTCCACATGGCGGGCGAAAGGGCCTTTCGTGATTTTCGGCAGCGGTGCGGCGAAGTGCGCCGATGTGCTGTCGGACGCCGTGCTGGTGCACGTTGCCCCCTCGGCGCGCGGGTTGGCGCGGTTGGCGCAGACGGCTTTCGACGGGGGCGATTTCGCCGATCTGGCCTATTTCGAACCCTTCTATCTGAAAGATTTCGTGGTGACGACCTCGCGCAAGAAGTTGTTTTAG
- a CDS encoding Cof-type HAD-IIB family hydrolase, with amino-acid sequence MYEIFFFDIDGTLRSFETHEVPASAREALARLRGRGAKVIIATGRDRRSLPPLEGLTFDGYILVNGGHCLTTDGEVLAERPIPMEILDRMLHVGMREGFPVSMLTDEGMVASSVNDGMREFLGALGMPLDPAVADLREVAQRTPCRQMCVFMSPEQEERIMREFPECVSSRWSPLMADINMRGVTKASGMDVFLRHYGIDRSRSMAFGDGGNDVEMIRHAGVGVALGNAVDAAKRAADYVTATVDDDGVLRALQHYEVL; translated from the coding sequence ATGTACGAAATCTTCTTTTTCGATATTGACGGTACGCTGCGCAGTTTCGAGACGCACGAGGTGCCCGCATCGGCGCGCGAAGCGCTCGCCCGCCTGCGCGGACGCGGGGCGAAGGTGATTATCGCCACGGGCCGCGACCGGCGGAGCCTTCCGCCGCTCGAAGGGCTGACTTTCGACGGATACATTCTGGTCAACGGCGGCCATTGCCTGACGACCGACGGCGAGGTGCTGGCCGAGCGTCCGATCCCGATGGAGATTCTCGACAGGATGCTGCATGTGGGAATGCGCGAGGGATTTCCCGTCTCGATGCTGACCGACGAGGGGATGGTCGCCAGTAGCGTAAACGACGGGATGCGCGAGTTTCTGGGTGCGTTGGGGATGCCGCTCGATCCTGCGGTGGCCGATTTGCGCGAGGTGGCGCAGCGTACGCCCTGCCGTCAGATGTGCGTCTTCATGTCGCCCGAACAGGAGGAGCGGATCATGCGCGAATTTCCCGAGTGCGTGTCGAGCCGTTGGAGTCCGCTCATGGCCGACATCAACATGCGCGGCGTAACGAAGGCGAGCGGCATGGACGTCTTTCTGAGGCATTACGGCATCGACCGGAGCCGTTCGATGGCGTTCGGCGACGGCGGCAACGACGTGGAGATGATCCGCCATGCGGGTGTCGGCGTGGCGTTGGGCAACGCCGTCGACGCGGCCAAACGGGCGGCCGACTATGTCACCGCCACGGTCGACGACGACGGTGTGCTGCGTGCACTGCAACATTACGAAGTATTATAG
- the smpB gene encoding SsrA-binding protein SmpB, translating into MGDYKTINIRNKRATFDYEILEEFVAGVVLVGTEIKSVRLGKASMVDSYCYFDKGELWIRNVTIAEYHWGTCNNHVPKRDRKLLLNRKELNKLQRSLQDRGLTIAGLRMFLNERGLVKIVIGLARGRKAYDKREYLKENDARREMDKAMKTHKR; encoded by the coding sequence ATGGGCGATTATAAAACGATAAATATCCGCAACAAGCGGGCGACGTTCGACTACGAGATTCTCGAAGAGTTCGTCGCCGGCGTCGTGCTGGTCGGTACCGAGATCAAGTCCGTGCGGCTGGGCAAGGCGTCGATGGTGGACAGCTATTGCTATTTCGACAAGGGCGAGTTGTGGATCCGCAATGTCACGATTGCCGAATACCATTGGGGAACCTGCAATAACCATGTCCCGAAACGTGACCGCAAGCTGCTGCTCAACCGCAAGGAACTGAATAAGTTGCAGCGGTCGTTGCAGGATCGCGGCCTGACGATAGCGGGGCTTCGGATGTTTCTCAACGAGCGGGGATTGGTGAAGATCGTCATCGGGCTTGCGCGCGGCCGCAAGGCGTACGACAAACGCGAATACCTCAAAGAGAACGACGCCCGCCGTGAAATGGACAAGGCGATGAAAACCCATAAACGTTAA
- the crcB gene encoding fluoride efflux transporter CrcB, whose translation MKTLLLIGCGSFAGGVLRYGVSRLLQGSQWLSLPLGTFCVNILGCLLLGVCYGLLEHYRVLSEEIRLLFIVGFCGSFTTFSTFIHENLLLVRQSDLAGLAFYVSLSVASGLLAVHAGHWLVKMG comes from the coding sequence ATGAAAACATTGCTGTTGATCGGCTGCGGCAGCTTCGCCGGTGGCGTATTGCGCTACGGCGTGTCGCGGTTGTTGCAGGGTAGCCAGTGGCTCTCCCTGCCGTTGGGAACTTTTTGCGTGAATATCCTCGGATGCCTGCTGCTCGGGGTTTGCTACGGTCTGCTGGAGCACTACCGGGTGCTGTCGGAGGAGATCAGGTTGCTCTTTATCGTGGGGTTCTGCGGCAGTTTCACGACATTTTCGACCTTTATCCACGAGAATCTCCTGCTGGTCCGCCAGTCGGATCTGGCGGGGCTGGCGTTCTACGTCTCGTTGAGCGTGGCGTCGGGGCTGCTGGCCGTCCATGCGGGGCATTGGCTTGTGAAAATGGGATAG